The Brasilonema sennae CENA114 genome includes a region encoding these proteins:
- the proC gene encoding pyrroline-5-carboxylate reductase — MLTDLKIAFIGGGTMGEMIINRLLSTKTVEKSERIIVSDPLSAQCLHLEKEYGVRTTNCNIEAVQGASIVILAVKPQVLAEVMAMLKGKIPPDALVISIVGGVSILSLCQGLNHAAVVRTMPNIAVQVGHGTTVWSLSSTVTEIQRSHTQVILQALGKEFATQNEHYLDMATALSSAGTGFVFLYIEAMIDAGVRMGLTRTQAQELTLHTIAGSVELMFHTSEHPAVLRNKVTSPGGVTAAGLYELEKGGMRTVISNAVLAALSRTQELGNMS, encoded by the coding sequence ATGCTCACAGATTTAAAAATTGCCTTTATCGGGGGTGGCACGATGGGCGAAATGATAATTAATAGATTGTTATCAACAAAAACTGTTGAAAAATCTGAGCGAATAATTGTCAGCGATCCACTGTCTGCACAATGCCTTCATTTGGAAAAAGAATATGGAGTACGTACTACCAACTGCAACATAGAAGCGGTACAAGGCGCATCTATTGTGATATTGGCGGTGAAACCGCAGGTTTTGGCAGAGGTTATGGCTATGCTGAAGGGTAAAATTCCACCTGATGCTTTAGTAATTAGTATTGTGGGTGGAGTGAGTATTTTATCTCTGTGCCAAGGGTTGAATCATGCTGCTGTTGTTCGGACAATGCCGAATATTGCAGTACAAGTTGGCCATGGGACTACGGTGTGGAGTCTATCATCAACTGTGACGGAGATACAGCGATCGCATACTCAAGTCATTCTACAAGCATTAGGCAAAGAATTTGCGACTCAAAATGAACATTACCTTGATATGGCAACGGCGCTGAGTAGTGCGGGGACTGGATTTGTGTTTCTGTACATCGAAGCGATGATTGATGCTGGGGTGAGGATGGGTTTAACTCGGACACAAGCCCAAGAACTAACATTGCATACGATTGCTGGTAGTGTAGAACTTATGTTTCACACGAGTGAACATCCAGCAGTCTTACGAAACAAGGTAACTAGTCCTGGGGGAGTGACTGCTGCTGGTCTTTATGAGTTAGAAAAAGGTGGTATGCGAACTGTCATTTCTAATGCGGTGCTTGCTGCTTTGAGCCGCACTCAAGAATTAGGTAATATGAGTTGA
- a CDS encoding cupin-like domain-containing protein encodes MNITVETKFNQTSISHIERIHKPSLENFKHTVLSYKYPVIFTGIVAEWKAFSLWSLDYLNSVLGEKKINARVSDHQIFTYDSEAGIYPSKKMKFTDFTDWIVNKKKDNQYYYIQQYPIHTTFPELFPDITIPDLIDKNLSIDTARWLGITEKEISDYIDKYLSLSTIFWMSTNGNITHLHHDPVESVLCQVRGRKRILLFEPKQSSFLYPFPKNSKVPFMSQLNIDQPDIDKFPQFRNAKYIECILEPGEILFFPSFWWHQVYSLDELNISVSFVWNTKLKKFFRRKIFKENK; translated from the coding sequence ATGAATATCACTGTAGAAACTAAATTTAATCAAACTTCAATCAGTCACATTGAACGTATTCATAAACCTTCGCTAGAGAACTTTAAACACACAGTTCTCTCTTATAAATATCCTGTAATTTTTACGGGTATAGTAGCTGAATGGAAAGCATTTTCTTTATGGTCATTGGATTATTTGAATAGCGTTTTAGGTGAAAAAAAAATTAATGCTCGCGTTTCTGATCATCAAATATTTACCTATGATTCAGAGGCGGGAATATACCCTAGCAAAAAAATGAAGTTTACTGACTTCACGGATTGGATTGTGAATAAAAAAAAAGATAACCAATACTATTACATTCAGCAGTATCCAATTCATACTACCTTCCCTGAACTATTTCCAGATATTACAATTCCAGATTTGATTGATAAAAACTTATCCATCGATACTGCTCGTTGGTTGGGTATTACAGAGAAGGAAATTTCAGATTATATTGATAAATACTTATCTCTGAGTACTATTTTCTGGATGAGTACCAATGGCAATATCACGCACTTACATCACGATCCAGTAGAAAGTGTGTTATGTCAAGTGCGTGGTCGAAAGCGAATTTTACTGTTTGAGCCAAAACAAAGTTCGTTTCTATATCCTTTTCCTAAAAATTCAAAAGTACCATTTATGAGTCAATTAAATATTGACCAACCTGATATTGATAAATTTCCTCAATTCAGAAATGCAAAATATATAGAGTGTATCCTAGAACCAGGTGAAATACTATTTTTTCCGTCTTTTTGGTGGCATCAAGTCTACTCTCTTGATGAGCTAAATATTTCTGTTAGTTTCGTTTGGAATACAAAATTGAAAAAGTTTTTTAGACGAAAGATTTTTAAAGAAAACAAATAA
- a CDS encoding zinc-binding dehydrogenase, whose protein sequence is MPLAAVMTAPNHPVEVQQLPDPIIEKGGIIIETLYSEVCGTDVHLLRGHLQGVPYPIIPGHFCVGRVVETGGLLCDVNGKLIQPGDFVTFLDVHETCYNCWYCLVAKASTRCPQRKVYGVTYSAKEGLLGGWSQLIYLKPGVKVLTLPEEVSPKQFIAGGCALPTALHAIDRAQIQIGDVVVVQGCGPVGLSVAILALLSGAGRVIVIDKFESRLVVAKSFGVDETLVIKGDEPQQHIERVLELTHGHGADVTIEATGIPIAVKEGLNMTRNGGRYVIVGHYTNTGEILINPHLEINLKHIDIRGTWGIDFSHFYRMIELLKRHSDSSKNFVWESIITRSYTLEEVNQALTDVEQGSVLKAVIQPNI, encoded by the coding sequence ATGCCTTTAGCAGCTGTGATGACTGCGCCTAACCACCCAGTTGAAGTGCAACAATTACCAGACCCGATTATAGAAAAGGGTGGAATCATTATTGAAACCTTATATAGTGAAGTTTGTGGAACTGATGTACATTTACTACGTGGGCATCTACAGGGAGTACCATATCCAATCATCCCTGGACACTTCTGTGTTGGTCGTGTGGTAGAAACAGGTGGACTCCTTTGTGATGTCAATGGTAAGTTAATTCAGCCAGGAGACTTCGTCACCTTTCTGGATGTCCACGAAACCTGTTACAACTGCTGGTATTGTCTAGTAGCCAAAGCATCCACTCGCTGTCCACAACGCAAAGTTTATGGTGTCACCTACTCAGCCAAAGAGGGGTTATTGGGTGGTTGGTCTCAACTGATTTACCTTAAACCAGGGGTTAAAGTTCTAACTTTACCCGAAGAAGTCTCACCAAAGCAATTCATTGCTGGGGGATGTGCTTTACCAACTGCACTACACGCTATTGATCGAGCGCAGATTCAAATTGGCGATGTTGTTGTGGTGCAGGGTTGCGGACCTGTGGGTTTAAGTGTGGCAATTTTAGCTTTGCTTTCAGGTGCGGGCAGAGTGATTGTCATTGATAAATTTGAGAGCCGATTAGTAGTTGCCAAATCCTTCGGTGTAGACGAAACTCTTGTAATTAAGGGTGATGAGCCACAACAACATATTGAGCGGGTTTTGGAATTGACGCACGGACACGGTGCTGATGTCACTATTGAAGCCACAGGTATTCCCATTGCTGTCAAAGAGGGCTTGAATATGACCAGAAATGGAGGTCGCTATGTTATTGTCGGGCATTACACTAATACGGGTGAGATTCTCATCAATCCACACTTGGAAATTAATCTCAAACATATTGATATTCGCGGAACTTGGGGAATTGATTTCAGCCATTTTTACAGAATGATTGAATTACTAAAACGCCATAGTGATTCCAGTAAAAATTTTGTTTGGGAAAGCATAATTACTCGTTCATATACATTAGAAGAAGTTAATCAAGCACTGACGGATGTAGAGCAAGGCTCTGTATTAAAAGCTGTGATTCAGCCTAATATTTAA